A region of Salvelinus alpinus chromosome 6, SLU_Salpinus.1, whole genome shotgun sequence DNA encodes the following proteins:
- the LOC139579571 gene encoding carboxypeptidase Z-like isoform X1, producing the protein MDTTEYKTFLTVFILFNVLPIRWCAPQRFCQPGDAALGRCNNGPDEEKPAVCSEINLGYCNDLDYSRTIFPNILGQQSRHEVESGAEYLLLSVIHGLLNGECSPDIRLLGCSVLAPRCQDRPRPAPVKSCRSACEAVRKGCGHAFEGIDMAWPYFLDCDRFFASEQEGCHDPLAPLRARQEVAFSNLSPDEPSTIIQFTYHSNAQMYKVLKRTAAKCSHISRTYSIGRSTEGKDLLAIEFTDNPGGHELLEPEIKLVGNMHGNEVLGRQLLIYLAQYLCSEYLLGNQRIQTLVNTTRIHILASMNPDGYELAAAEVEDSNDPEQQPHYNQEGHELNGWTVGRTNAQNLDLNRNFPDLTSILYRNRRIKRFRTDHIPIPDSYWFGKVASETYAVMKWIRSVPFVQSASLHGGELVISYPFDFSRHLHEERMFSPTPDEQAFKQLARTYADSHASMADNNTERCGASFIRSGGIINGALWYSFPGGMSDFNYLHTNCLEITVELGCDKFPSEEELYPEWLRNKEALLSFMESVHRGIKGVVKDEEGYGIKGASISVRGIRKDVTTAEDGDYWRLMNSGTHIVTASANGYSKVSKRIYLPAHMEKAGRVNFVLKKVPVQPVGPDYHLFLSSSLDTYDRFDPYNRFQSYGRSEPGEPREPREPGMGGEPGMGGEWQEKPWWWNYFTQAGVSAPTWLLRN; encoded by the exons ATGGACACAACGGAATATAAGACCTTTTTAACCGTTTTTATCCTCTTCAATGTCCTGCCGATACGCTGGTGTGCCCCTCAACGGTTCTGCCAGCCTGGAGACGCCGCTTTGG GAAGATGCAACAACGGTCCAGATGAAGAAAAAC cAGCAGTGTGTTCAGAGATTAACCTGGGTTACTGCAATGACCTGGACTACTCCAG gaccATCTTCCCTAACATCCTAGGTCAGCAGTCTCGTCATGAGGTGGAGTCTGGAGCTGagtacctcctcctctctgtgaTCCACGGTCTCCTCAACGGGGAGTGTTCCCCCGACATCCGTCTGCTGGGGTGCTCCGTCCTTGCCCCGCGCTGCCAAGACCGCCCCAGGCCCGCACCCGTCAAG TCGTGCCGCAGTGCATGTGAGGCGGTGAGGAAGGGGTGTGGCCACGCGTTCGAGGGCATCGACATGGCGTGGCCTTACTTCCTAGACTGTGACCGATTCTTCGCCAGCGAACAGGAAGGCTGTCACGACCCGTTGGCCCCGTTAAGAG cCAGACAGGAAGTGGCTTTCTCCAACCTGTCTCCAGACGAACCCTCCACCATCATTCAGTTCACGTACCACTCCAACGCCCAGATGTACAAGGTTCTGAAGAGGACTGCTGCCAAGTGCTCTCACATCTCCCGCACCTACAG tatcggACGCAGCACAGAGGGGAAAGACCTCCTGGCCATAGAGTTCACAGACAACCCCGGAGGGCACGAACTAT TGGAACCGGAGATCAAGTTGGTTGGCAACATGCATGGCAACGAGGTCCTGGGTCGTCAGTTGCTGATCTACCTGGCCCAGTACCTCTGTTCCGAGTATCTCCTTGGCAACCAGCGTATCCAGACGCTCGTAAACACCACACGCATCCACATCCTGGCGTCCATGAACCCCGACGGCTACGAGCTGGCGGCCGCCGAGGTAGAGGATAGCAACGACCCGGAACAACAACCACACTACAACCAGGAA GGTCACGAGCTCAACGGTTGGACGGTGGGTCGCACCAACGCTCAGAACCTAGACTTGAACCGGAACTTTCCTGACCTTACGTCTATTCTCTACCGGAATCGCAGGATCAAACGGTTCCGCACAGACCACATCCCCATCCCAGACTCTTACTGGTTTGGTAAG gTAGCTTCAGAGACCTATGCAGTGATGAAGTGGATCAGGTCTGTGCCGTTTGTCCAGTCTGCTAGCCTCCATGGTGGAGAGCTGGTGATCTCTTATCCCTTTGACTTCTCCAGACACCTCCATGAAGAGAGGATGTTCTCCCCTACACCTGATGAACAG GCGTTTAAGCAGCTGGCCCGGACATACGCAGACTCTCACGCCAGCATGGccgacaacaacacagagag GTGTGGAGCGTCCTTCATCAGGAGCGGAGGCATCATCAACGGAGCTCTGTGGTACAGCTTCCCAGGGG GGATGTCAGACTTTAACTACCTCCACACTAACTGTCTGGAGATTACGGTGGAGCTGGGCTGTGACAAGTTCCCTTCTGAAGAGGAGCTCTACCCAGAGTGGCTCAGGAACAAGGAGGCCCTGCTCAGTTTCATGGAGTCG GTCCACAGAGGTATTAAGGGAGTGGTGAAGGATGAGGAGGGCTATGGAATTAAAGGAGCGTCCATATCTGTCAGGGGAATACGTAAAGATGTCACCACAG CGGAGGATGGTGATTACTGGAGGTTAATGAACTCAGGAACACACATCGTAACAGCATCAGCTAATGGTTACTCCAAGGTCAGCAAGAGAATTTACCTGCCTGCTCACATGGAAAAAGCTGGGCGGGTCAACTTCGTGCTCAAAAAG gtccctgTACAGCCAGTAGGACCAGACTACCACCTGTTCCTCAGCTCCTCCCTGGACACTTACGACCGCTTCGACCCGTACAACCGTTTCCAGAGCTACGGCCGCTCCGAGCCGGGAGAACCCAGAGAACCCAGGGAACCGGGGATGGGAGGAGAACCGGGGATGGGAGGAGAGTGGCAGGAGAAGCCGTGGTGGTGGAACTACTTTACTCAGGCAGGGGTCTCTGCTCCCACCTGGCTGCTACGGAACTAG
- the LOC139579571 gene encoding carboxypeptidase Z-like isoform X3 produces MDTTEYKTFLTVFILFNVLPIRWCAPQRFCQPGDAALGRCNNGPDEEKPAVCSEINLGYCNDLDYSRTIFPNILGQQSRHEVESGAEYLLLSVIHGLLNGECSPDIRLLGCSVLAPRCQDRPRPAPVKSCRSACEAVRKGCGHAFEGIDMAWPYFLDCDRFFASEQEGCHDPLAPLRARQEVAFSNLSPDEPSTIIQFTYHSNAQMYKVLKRTAAKCSHISRTYSIGRSTEGKDLLAIEFTDNPGGHELLEPEIKLVGNMHGNEVLGRQLLIYLAQYLCSEYLLGNQRIQTLVNTTRIHILASMNPDGYELAAAEGHELNGWTVGRTNAQNLDLNRNFPDLTSILYRNRRIKRFRTDHIPIPDSYWFGKVASETYAVMKWIRSVPFVQSASLHGGELVISYPFDFSRHLHEERMFSPTPDEQAFKQLARTYADSHASMADNNTERCGASFIRSGGIINGALWYSFPGGMSDFNYLHTNCLEITVELGCDKFPSEEELYPEWLRNKEALLSFMESVHRGIKGVVKDEEGYGIKGASISVRGIRKDVTTAEDGDYWRLMNSGTHIVTASANGYSKVSKRIYLPAHMEKAGRVNFVLKKVPVQPVGPDYHLFLSSSLDTYDRFDPYNRFQSYGRSEPGEPREPREPGMGGEPGMGGEWQEKPWWWNYFTQAGVSAPTWLLRN; encoded by the exons ATGGACACAACGGAATATAAGACCTTTTTAACCGTTTTTATCCTCTTCAATGTCCTGCCGATACGCTGGTGTGCCCCTCAACGGTTCTGCCAGCCTGGAGACGCCGCTTTGG GAAGATGCAACAACGGTCCAGATGAAGAAAAAC cAGCAGTGTGTTCAGAGATTAACCTGGGTTACTGCAATGACCTGGACTACTCCAG gaccATCTTCCCTAACATCCTAGGTCAGCAGTCTCGTCATGAGGTGGAGTCTGGAGCTGagtacctcctcctctctgtgaTCCACGGTCTCCTCAACGGGGAGTGTTCCCCCGACATCCGTCTGCTGGGGTGCTCCGTCCTTGCCCCGCGCTGCCAAGACCGCCCCAGGCCCGCACCCGTCAAG TCGTGCCGCAGTGCATGTGAGGCGGTGAGGAAGGGGTGTGGCCACGCGTTCGAGGGCATCGACATGGCGTGGCCTTACTTCCTAGACTGTGACCGATTCTTCGCCAGCGAACAGGAAGGCTGTCACGACCCGTTGGCCCCGTTAAGAG cCAGACAGGAAGTGGCTTTCTCCAACCTGTCTCCAGACGAACCCTCCACCATCATTCAGTTCACGTACCACTCCAACGCCCAGATGTACAAGGTTCTGAAGAGGACTGCTGCCAAGTGCTCTCACATCTCCCGCACCTACAG tatcggACGCAGCACAGAGGGGAAAGACCTCCTGGCCATAGAGTTCACAGACAACCCCGGAGGGCACGAACTAT TGGAACCGGAGATCAAGTTGGTTGGCAACATGCATGGCAACGAGGTCCTGGGTCGTCAGTTGCTGATCTACCTGGCCCAGTACCTCTGTTCCGAGTATCTCCTTGGCAACCAGCGTATCCAGACGCTCGTAAACACCACACGCATCCACATCCTGGCGTCCATGAACCCCGACGGCTACGAGCTGGCGGCCGCCGAG GGTCACGAGCTCAACGGTTGGACGGTGGGTCGCACCAACGCTCAGAACCTAGACTTGAACCGGAACTTTCCTGACCTTACGTCTATTCTCTACCGGAATCGCAGGATCAAACGGTTCCGCACAGACCACATCCCCATCCCAGACTCTTACTGGTTTGGTAAG gTAGCTTCAGAGACCTATGCAGTGATGAAGTGGATCAGGTCTGTGCCGTTTGTCCAGTCTGCTAGCCTCCATGGTGGAGAGCTGGTGATCTCTTATCCCTTTGACTTCTCCAGACACCTCCATGAAGAGAGGATGTTCTCCCCTACACCTGATGAACAG GCGTTTAAGCAGCTGGCCCGGACATACGCAGACTCTCACGCCAGCATGGccgacaacaacacagagag GTGTGGAGCGTCCTTCATCAGGAGCGGAGGCATCATCAACGGAGCTCTGTGGTACAGCTTCCCAGGGG GGATGTCAGACTTTAACTACCTCCACACTAACTGTCTGGAGATTACGGTGGAGCTGGGCTGTGACAAGTTCCCTTCTGAAGAGGAGCTCTACCCAGAGTGGCTCAGGAACAAGGAGGCCCTGCTCAGTTTCATGGAGTCG GTCCACAGAGGTATTAAGGGAGTGGTGAAGGATGAGGAGGGCTATGGAATTAAAGGAGCGTCCATATCTGTCAGGGGAATACGTAAAGATGTCACCACAG CGGAGGATGGTGATTACTGGAGGTTAATGAACTCAGGAACACACATCGTAACAGCATCAGCTAATGGTTACTCCAAGGTCAGCAAGAGAATTTACCTGCCTGCTCACATGGAAAAAGCTGGGCGGGTCAACTTCGTGCTCAAAAAG gtccctgTACAGCCAGTAGGACCAGACTACCACCTGTTCCTCAGCTCCTCCCTGGACACTTACGACCGCTTCGACCCGTACAACCGTTTCCAGAGCTACGGCCGCTCCGAGCCGGGAGAACCCAGAGAACCCAGGGAACCGGGGATGGGAGGAGAACCGGGGATGGGAGGAGAGTGGCAGGAGAAGCCGTGGTGGTGGAACTACTTTACTCAGGCAGGGGTCTCTGCTCCCACCTGGCTGCTACGGAACTAG
- the LOC139579571 gene encoding carboxypeptidase Z-like isoform X2 yields the protein MDTTEYKTFLTVFILFNVLPIRWCAPQRFCQPGDAALGRCNNGPDEEKPVCSEINLGYCNDLDYSRTIFPNILGQQSRHEVESGAEYLLLSVIHGLLNGECSPDIRLLGCSVLAPRCQDRPRPAPVKSCRSACEAVRKGCGHAFEGIDMAWPYFLDCDRFFASEQEGCHDPLAPLRARQEVAFSNLSPDEPSTIIQFTYHSNAQMYKVLKRTAAKCSHISRTYSIGRSTEGKDLLAIEFTDNPGGHELLEPEIKLVGNMHGNEVLGRQLLIYLAQYLCSEYLLGNQRIQTLVNTTRIHILASMNPDGYELAAAEVEDSNDPEQQPHYNQEGHELNGWTVGRTNAQNLDLNRNFPDLTSILYRNRRIKRFRTDHIPIPDSYWFGKVASETYAVMKWIRSVPFVQSASLHGGELVISYPFDFSRHLHEERMFSPTPDEQAFKQLARTYADSHASMADNNTERCGASFIRSGGIINGALWYSFPGGMSDFNYLHTNCLEITVELGCDKFPSEEELYPEWLRNKEALLSFMESVHRGIKGVVKDEEGYGIKGASISVRGIRKDVTTAEDGDYWRLMNSGTHIVTASANGYSKVSKRIYLPAHMEKAGRVNFVLKKVPVQPVGPDYHLFLSSSLDTYDRFDPYNRFQSYGRSEPGEPREPREPGMGGEPGMGGEWQEKPWWWNYFTQAGVSAPTWLLRN from the exons ATGGACACAACGGAATATAAGACCTTTTTAACCGTTTTTATCCTCTTCAATGTCCTGCCGATACGCTGGTGTGCCCCTCAACGGTTCTGCCAGCCTGGAGACGCCGCTTTGG GAAGATGCAACAACGGTCCAGATGAAGAAAAAC CAGTGTGTTCAGAGATTAACCTGGGTTACTGCAATGACCTGGACTACTCCAG gaccATCTTCCCTAACATCCTAGGTCAGCAGTCTCGTCATGAGGTGGAGTCTGGAGCTGagtacctcctcctctctgtgaTCCACGGTCTCCTCAACGGGGAGTGTTCCCCCGACATCCGTCTGCTGGGGTGCTCCGTCCTTGCCCCGCGCTGCCAAGACCGCCCCAGGCCCGCACCCGTCAAG TCGTGCCGCAGTGCATGTGAGGCGGTGAGGAAGGGGTGTGGCCACGCGTTCGAGGGCATCGACATGGCGTGGCCTTACTTCCTAGACTGTGACCGATTCTTCGCCAGCGAACAGGAAGGCTGTCACGACCCGTTGGCCCCGTTAAGAG cCAGACAGGAAGTGGCTTTCTCCAACCTGTCTCCAGACGAACCCTCCACCATCATTCAGTTCACGTACCACTCCAACGCCCAGATGTACAAGGTTCTGAAGAGGACTGCTGCCAAGTGCTCTCACATCTCCCGCACCTACAG tatcggACGCAGCACAGAGGGGAAAGACCTCCTGGCCATAGAGTTCACAGACAACCCCGGAGGGCACGAACTAT TGGAACCGGAGATCAAGTTGGTTGGCAACATGCATGGCAACGAGGTCCTGGGTCGTCAGTTGCTGATCTACCTGGCCCAGTACCTCTGTTCCGAGTATCTCCTTGGCAACCAGCGTATCCAGACGCTCGTAAACACCACACGCATCCACATCCTGGCGTCCATGAACCCCGACGGCTACGAGCTGGCGGCCGCCGAGGTAGAGGATAGCAACGACCCGGAACAACAACCACACTACAACCAGGAA GGTCACGAGCTCAACGGTTGGACGGTGGGTCGCACCAACGCTCAGAACCTAGACTTGAACCGGAACTTTCCTGACCTTACGTCTATTCTCTACCGGAATCGCAGGATCAAACGGTTCCGCACAGACCACATCCCCATCCCAGACTCTTACTGGTTTGGTAAG gTAGCTTCAGAGACCTATGCAGTGATGAAGTGGATCAGGTCTGTGCCGTTTGTCCAGTCTGCTAGCCTCCATGGTGGAGAGCTGGTGATCTCTTATCCCTTTGACTTCTCCAGACACCTCCATGAAGAGAGGATGTTCTCCCCTACACCTGATGAACAG GCGTTTAAGCAGCTGGCCCGGACATACGCAGACTCTCACGCCAGCATGGccgacaacaacacagagag GTGTGGAGCGTCCTTCATCAGGAGCGGAGGCATCATCAACGGAGCTCTGTGGTACAGCTTCCCAGGGG GGATGTCAGACTTTAACTACCTCCACACTAACTGTCTGGAGATTACGGTGGAGCTGGGCTGTGACAAGTTCCCTTCTGAAGAGGAGCTCTACCCAGAGTGGCTCAGGAACAAGGAGGCCCTGCTCAGTTTCATGGAGTCG GTCCACAGAGGTATTAAGGGAGTGGTGAAGGATGAGGAGGGCTATGGAATTAAAGGAGCGTCCATATCTGTCAGGGGAATACGTAAAGATGTCACCACAG CGGAGGATGGTGATTACTGGAGGTTAATGAACTCAGGAACACACATCGTAACAGCATCAGCTAATGGTTACTCCAAGGTCAGCAAGAGAATTTACCTGCCTGCTCACATGGAAAAAGCTGGGCGGGTCAACTTCGTGCTCAAAAAG gtccctgTACAGCCAGTAGGACCAGACTACCACCTGTTCCTCAGCTCCTCCCTGGACACTTACGACCGCTTCGACCCGTACAACCGTTTCCAGAGCTACGGCCGCTCCGAGCCGGGAGAACCCAGAGAACCCAGGGAACCGGGGATGGGAGGAGAACCGGGGATGGGAGGAGAGTGGCAGGAGAAGCCGTGGTGGTGGAACTACTTTACTCAGGCAGGGGTCTCTGCTCCCACCTGGCTGCTACGGAACTAG